One genomic region from Dehalococcoidia bacterium encodes:
- the tilS gene encoding tRNA lysidine(34) synthetase TilS: MKIDQQLSRQVRRFIDDHQLIEAPGPLVVGVSGGADSVCLLHILAQLQDELGLNLHVAHLNHRLRGEESDGDARYVAELAQKLALSVIIEERDVSSYQVEKRISLEEAAREVRYAFFSRVAKSVGADAVAVGHTADDQAETILMHLIRGTGMAGLRGMQPLFRRHLPGGSLRVIRPLLEVTRQQTEAYCSQCNLSPRIDSSNLSPKYLRNRIRSELMPILQGYNSNIRENLTRTARIVVADMDQIDATVSQLWESVASERPDGIALDNKAFAGLSLSLKRYLLRSVLEKLLGELRDIEEVHIESLLEAMEHPAGKKLFLPEGLLFWGDYTQSLITTEEEAPCPLPKFEGEHKLAVPGELLISGWGVKAQIRDWDSGCRVQESGVYRAVFDFDLTGADLTIRSRREGDRFQPLGMQESKKLQDFMTDAKIPRAWRDRVPLLCSWGQILWVVGWRIDDRAKVTPSTRRVLEIEFERD, from the coding sequence ATGAAGATTGACCAGCAGTTGTCCCGGCAGGTCCGGCGTTTTATTGACGACCATCAGCTTATTGAAGCGCCCGGCCCTCTGGTTGTGGGGGTTTCCGGCGGGGCCGATTCCGTCTGCCTCCTGCACATTCTGGCGCAGTTACAGGATGAACTTGGACTCAATCTTCACGTCGCTCATTTGAACCACCGCTTGCGAGGCGAGGAGTCGGATGGCGATGCCCGATATGTTGCCGAACTGGCACAGAAATTGGCGCTCTCTGTCATCATCGAGGAGCGCGATGTCTCTTCATACCAGGTCGAGAAACGGATTTCCCTGGAAGAAGCTGCCCGAGAGGTCCGCTATGCCTTTTTCAGCCGGGTTGCCAAGTCGGTTGGGGCTGATGCCGTGGCAGTGGGACATACCGCCGATGATCAGGCCGAGACCATTCTGATGCACCTGATCCGGGGAACGGGAATGGCGGGACTTCGAGGTATGCAGCCGCTCTTTCGCCGGCATTTGCCGGGCGGTTCCCTGAGGGTGATCCGCCCTCTTCTGGAGGTCACCCGGCAGCAGACCGAAGCTTACTGCAGCCAATGCAATCTTTCTCCGAGAATCGATTCCTCCAATCTCTCACCAAAATACCTGCGCAATCGTATCCGCTCTGAGCTGATGCCGATCCTTCAGGGCTATAATTCCAACATCCGGGAAAATCTCACCCGCACAGCTCGGATTGTTGTAGCTGACATGGATCAAATCGATGCAACTGTATCGCAGCTCTGGGAATCCGTCGCCAGTGAGCGGCCTGATGGCATTGCCCTCGACAATAAAGCGTTTGCGGGTCTTTCTCTTTCCCTGAAGCGGTATCTGCTCCGTTCGGTGCTGGAAAAGTTGCTGGGAGAGTTGAGAGATATCGAAGAGGTTCACATCGAAAGCCTGCTGGAGGCGATGGAGCATCCGGCAGGCAAGAAGCTCTTCCTGCCCGAAGGACTGTTATTCTGGGGCGATTACACCCAGAGCCTGATCACAACAGAGGAAGAGGCCCCTTGCCCCTTGCCGAAATTCGAAGGGGAACACAAATTGGCTGTCCCAGGTGAACTGCTCATCTCCGGCTGGGGCGTCAAGGCGCAAATCAGGGATTGGGATTCAGGATGCAGGGTTCAGGAATCGGGGGTTTACAGGGCCGTATTCGATTTCGATCTGACCGGCGCTGATCTTACTATCAGAAGCCGCCGAGAGGGTGATCGATTTCAGCCTTTGGGAATGCAGGAGTCCAAAAAACTCCAGGATTTCATGACTGACGCCAAAATTCCCCGTGCCTGGAGAGATCGGGTTCCGCTGCTCTGTTCCTGGGGCCAAATTCTCTGGGTGGTTGGCTGGCGCATCGACGATCGGGCAAAGGTGACTCCTTCGACCCGGCGAGTCCTGGAAATCGAGTTCGAAAGAGATTAA
- a CDS encoding histidine phosphatase family protein — translation MRLILVRHGETDWNHQRRLQGQHDLPLNELGIAQAALIARSLQKETVEAIYTSPLRRALETAEAINRFHRLPIKGIDGLKEISAGELDGVQVADVKCKYPEFYRLWTINAAAARLPGGESLPEVQERVWESVQGILNNGHSGKVIVVSHFFVILSLLCKTLDLSLSEFRRFGMNVASITTLDFFGSQARLVCFNDTCHLG, via the coding sequence ATGCGACTCATTCTGGTCAGACACGGAGAGACGGATTGGAACCATCAACGGCGGTTGCAGGGACAACACGATCTTCCTCTCAACGAACTGGGAATAGCACAGGCGGCTTTGATCGCTCGATCCCTTCAAAAGGAAACTGTGGAAGCGATTTACACCAGTCCGCTCAGACGAGCCCTGGAGACAGCCGAAGCGATCAATCGGTTTCATCGGCTGCCGATAAAGGGCATCGATGGGTTGAAAGAAATAAGTGCGGGGGAACTCGATGGTGTGCAGGTTGCCGATGTGAAGTGCAAATACCCGGAGTTCTATCGACTCTGGACGATTAATGCCGCCGCGGCCCGGCTGCCGGGTGGCGAGTCTCTGCCGGAAGTTCAGGAGCGGGTTTGGGAATCTGTCCAGGGCATACTCAATAACGGCCATTCCGGCAAAGTGATCGTGGTCAGCCATTTCTTTGTTATCTTGAGTCTTCTCTGCAAGACGCTTGATTTGAGCCTTTCAGAATTCCGCAGATTCGGGATGAATGTGGCCAGCATTACCACGCTGGATTTTTTCGGCAGCCAGGCCCGGCTGGTTTGCTTCAACGATACCTGCCATCTGGGGTAG
- a CDS encoding TIGR03936 family radical SAM-associated protein, producing the protein MKRYLSSKPDPQQRVRVTFSRSGEVKYITHLDIMRLWQRALRRAGMPLTYSQGFNPHPRISIAAPLAIGVTSEGELMDLFFDRRVSLEFFTQAVGRQLPVGVSILGAKELWPGLPSLQSQLRFSEYRVEVESDKGIEEVAALIRSLLGKVTLPWQHARGEDVHRYDLRALIDDVWIIDRGESCYTLGMRLCSDGSGSGRPEQVILAMGISGLPRSVHRTKLVFGAG; encoded by the coding sequence TTGAAAAGGTACTTGTCATCAAAGCCTGATCCGCAGCAGAGAGTTCGCGTTACCTTCAGCCGTAGCGGTGAAGTGAAATACATTACCCATCTGGATATTATGCGTCTCTGGCAAAGGGCGCTGCGCCGAGCAGGGATGCCTCTCACGTACTCGCAGGGGTTCAATCCTCATCCCAGAATCTCCATCGCGGCACCGCTGGCCATTGGGGTTACCAGCGAGGGGGAGTTGATGGACCTTTTCTTTGATAGAAGGGTGTCGCTGGAATTCTTTACCCAGGCGGTAGGAAGGCAGTTGCCCGTGGGCGTCAGCATACTGGGTGCAAAAGAGCTATGGCCCGGACTCCCTTCGCTCCAATCCCAGCTCCGTTTTTCGGAATATCGGGTTGAAGTGGAATCAGACAAGGGCATTGAGGAAGTGGCTGCATTGATTCGGTCTTTACTGGGGAAGGTGACTCTGCCGTGGCAGCATGCCAGAGGTGAGGATGTGCATCGTTACGATTTGAGGGCGCTGATCGATGACGTCTGGATTATCGACAGGGGTGAATCCTGTTATACCCTTGGCATGAGGCTCTGCAGTGACGGAAGCGGATCGGGCAGGCCGGAGCAAGTGATTCTGGCGATGGGAATTTCCGGTTTACCCAGGTCTGTCCATCGCACAAAACTGGTTTTCGGAGCGGGGTAA
- a CDS encoding hemolysin family protein, with product MGENANLIYLILFFLCLMTSAFFSSSETAFISLQRVRIRHMVSSGVAGADEVEKMVQQPDRLLATVLLGNNFVNTAAAALGTLIAVDVLGEGVGVVVATVAVTIMLLIFAEIVPKIVATRTSERMALLYVNPMRIIATIMSPVTLILAKIASSVGEFVGGGEAPRGLISEEEIRAMISLGRDEGAVEEDEADMMERVFQFGDRQVAEIMTPRTDIVWVEKDTKLENFLEIYAQAPHARFPVFEGMRDHVVGVLGIKDVLMAQAKKELGEGSVVTDLARPVHFVPETKIIGELFGEMQEQNIHMAIVVDEYGGTAGLVSIEQILEEIVGQLGDELAVGEKPVETIGFNTYQVSGGMKLEQANEELALGLPEGDYETLAGFILHALGHIPKEGERLKHEEVTLTVTEMKGVKIEKVLVIKA from the coding sequence ATGGGTGAGAATGCCAATTTGATCTATCTGATCCTCTTTTTCCTATGCCTTATGACGTCAGCTTTCTTCTCCAGCTCGGAGACGGCTTTCATCTCCCTGCAGAGAGTGCGAATCCGGCATATGGTGAGCAGCGGCGTTGCAGGCGCTGACGAGGTGGAGAAAATGGTCCAGCAGCCTGATCGGCTGCTGGCGACTGTGCTTCTGGGCAATAATTTCGTCAATACGGCCGCTGCCGCGTTGGGCACGCTGATCGCCGTGGATGTCCTGGGGGAAGGGGTGGGAGTGGTGGTAGCCACTGTTGCTGTCACGATCATGCTGTTGATATTTGCTGAGATCGTTCCCAAGATCGTCGCCACTCGTACCAGCGAGCGAATGGCATTGCTCTATGTCAATCCAATGAGGATCATTGCCACAATCATGTCCCCTGTGACCTTGATTCTGGCCAAAATTGCCTCGAGTGTGGGAGAGTTTGTTGGCGGGGGAGAAGCGCCACGCGGCCTCATCAGCGAGGAAGAAATCCGGGCCATGATTTCTCTGGGGCGTGACGAGGGAGCTGTGGAAGAGGATGAGGCAGACATGATGGAGCGAGTCTTCCAGTTCGGGGATCGTCAGGTCGCCGAGATCATGACGCCGCGTACGGATATCGTGTGGGTGGAAAAAGATACCAAGCTTGAAAATTTTCTGGAGATATATGCGCAAGCGCCGCATGCCCGCTTTCCTGTTTTCGAAGGCATGAGGGATCATGTGGTGGGCGTTCTGGGGATCAAAGATGTGCTGATGGCGCAAGCCAAGAAAGAATTGGGTGAAGGAAGTGTGGTCACCGATTTGGCTCGGCCGGTGCATTTTGTTCCGGAGACCAAGATCATCGGAGAGCTTTTTGGCGAGATGCAGGAACAGAATATTCATATGGCCATTGTGGTGGATGAGTACGGCGGCACGGCTGGCCTGGTGAGCATTGAGCAGATACTGGAGGAAATCGTAGGGCAATTAGGCGATGAGTTGGCGGTAGGCGAAAAGCCGGTTGAGACCATTGGCTTCAATACCTATCAGGTCAGTGGCGGGATGAAGCTGGAGCAGGCGAATGAAGAGCTTGCATTGGGGTTGCCGGAGGGGGATTATGAAACCCTGGCCGGATTTATCCTCCATGCGCTGGGTCACATCCCGAAAGAGGGAGAGCGGCTTAAGCACGAGGAGGTTACCCTTACTGTGACCGAAATGAAGGGAGTCAAGATTGAAAAGGTACTTGTCATCAAAGCCTGA
- the mtaB gene encoding tRNA (N(6)-L-threonylcarbamoyladenosine(37)-C(2))-methylthiotransferase MtaB, which translates to MNRAEGEGDPCSLFKATVALQTVGCKLNQAESQSLARRFVLAGYGLVSPDETPDIFVLNTCTVTHIADRKCRQYLRNFRRNNPASLVVAIGCYADRDAAGLGRIEGVDMVVGNRDKDRLVELVEVRLGYPGSPENGNGYHDLAPLLLRTRAMIKIQDGCNHPCSYCIVPYVRGRERSVVAEAVIGEVNSMVEAGCKEIVLTGTRIGAHNSPGGLEGLLRHILNETNIERIRLSSLQPREISPSLIGLWRDNERICRHLHLALQSGSDSVLRRMNRAYSTEEYHATVDAVRAAMTDVAITTDVIVGFPGESEAEFEQSYRFCEQMGFANLHIFPYSPRSGTAASRMADKVSEKVKKDRSHAMIDLAQQSARRFRRAFLGKTLVVLWEERKEDLWIGHTSNYLKVVTQSEEPLTNRLLLAALRSEHHDTLWGEITWEFTQGEE; encoded by the coding sequence ATGAATAGAGCTGAAGGGGAAGGTGATCCTTGCAGCCTTTTCAAAGCCACTGTCGCTTTGCAGACTGTCGGCTGCAAACTCAATCAGGCGGAGAGCCAGTCGCTGGCGCGCCGGTTTGTTTTGGCCGGATATGGGCTGGTGTCTCCAGATGAAACCCCTGACATTTTTGTTTTAAATACCTGCACCGTGACTCACATTGCCGACCGCAAGTGCCGGCAATACCTGCGCAATTTTCGACGAAACAATCCCGCCTCACTGGTCGTTGCGATCGGATGTTATGCAGACCGAGATGCCGCAGGGTTGGGCCGGATTGAAGGCGTGGACATGGTTGTTGGCAACAGGGATAAGGATCGCCTGGTGGAACTGGTGGAGGTCCGGCTGGGTTATCCTGGCTCTCCTGAGAATGGCAACGGCTACCATGATTTAGCGCCATTGCTTCTTCGAACCCGGGCAATGATCAAGATTCAGGATGGGTGCAACCATCCTTGTTCCTATTGCATCGTGCCCTATGTCAGAGGCCGTGAGCGCAGCGTTGTAGCGGAAGCGGTCATTGGCGAAGTCAACTCTATGGTTGAGGCGGGATGCAAAGAGATCGTTCTCACCGGAACCAGAATCGGAGCTCACAACAGCCCGGGTGGACTCGAAGGGCTGCTGAGGCATATTCTGAATGAAACAAACATTGAACGGATTCGGCTGTCCTCACTGCAGCCAAGGGAAATCTCGCCTTCCTTGATTGGGCTCTGGAGAGACAATGAGAGAATCTGCCGTCATCTCCATCTGGCGCTTCAAAGCGGCAGCGATTCTGTGCTCCGCCGCATGAACCGAGCGTATTCCACCGAGGAGTACCATGCGACGGTGGATGCGGTCAGGGCTGCAATGACTGATGTTGCGATTACCACCGATGTCATTGTCGGCTTCCCCGGAGAGAGTGAGGCGGAATTCGAACAAAGCTATCGGTTTTGCGAGCAAATGGGTTTTGCCAATTTGCACATCTTTCCCTATTCCCCGCGTTCCGGGACTGCCGCATCGCGAATGGCGGATAAGGTTTCGGAGAAGGTCAAAAAAGATCGAAGCCATGCCATGATCGATCTGGCGCAGCAAAGCGCCCGGAGATTTCGCCGCGCGTTCCTGGGGAAGACGCTCGTGGTCTTGTGGGAGGAGCGAAAGGAAGATTTATGGATCGGGCATACGAGCAATTATCTCAAGGTGGTTACACAGAGCGAAGAACCTCTGACCAATCGATTGCTTCTGGCTGCTCTGCGGAGCGAACATCACGATACTCTTTGGGGAGAGATCACCTGGGAATTCACGCAAGGGGAGGAATGA
- a CDS encoding ROK family protein translates to MNECFIIAIDIGGTNLRVALADGSGKLIARNAERTQAEKGPQNGVERLKTLIRKTASCVDFEKVRGIAVASAGPIDPARGVILTPPSLPTWRNVPLKALLEEEFRLPVWLEHDADMAALGENRLGSGRGCNHLIYITVSTGIGGGVITGGELLRGSRISASELGHMVVDPQGPMCNCGGRGHLEAMASGPAIALMASKRISRGESSRLSSFVGSSLSEIRAEMVVQAARDGDALACEVMRNAGTSLGFAIVSLIHIFDPQVVIIGGGVSNAGELLLGPIREVIAEQAMPDFKNGARVVCSSLGDDSGILVAVTFALDKLQAMPRRE, encoded by the coding sequence GTGAATGAGTGTTTTATCATAGCGATCGATATCGGCGGTACGAATCTGAGAGTTGCTCTTGCTGATGGGAGCGGCAAGCTCATTGCCAGGAATGCGGAGCGAACACAGGCTGAAAAAGGCCCTCAGAATGGCGTTGAGCGGCTCAAAACGCTGATACGCAAAACTGCCTCGTGTGTCGATTTTGAAAAAGTGAGAGGGATCGCGGTGGCCTCAGCCGGACCGATCGATCCGGCAAGAGGGGTAATTTTAACTCCTCCCAGCCTTCCTACCTGGCGGAATGTGCCGTTGAAGGCGCTGTTGGAAGAAGAATTCCGGCTGCCAGTCTGGCTGGAGCATGATGCCGATATGGCTGCTTTGGGAGAGAACCGGTTAGGATCGGGCCGGGGGTGTAATCATCTCATCTATATCACCGTCAGCACGGGCATTGGTGGGGGCGTGATTACCGGAGGAGAATTGCTGCGGGGCTCCAGGATTTCAGCTTCCGAGTTGGGACATATGGTCGTTGACCCACAGGGGCCGATGTGCAATTGCGGCGGAAGAGGGCATCTCGAAGCTATGGCTTCCGGGCCTGCTATCGCGCTCATGGCTTCGAAAAGGATCTCCAGGGGGGAGAGCAGCAGGCTTTCCTCATTTGTCGGCAGCAGCTTGTCCGAGATAAGGGCAGAGATGGTGGTACAGGCTGCCCGTGATGGAGATGCTCTGGCATGCGAGGTCATGCGAAACGCCGGGACCAGCCTGGGCTTTGCCATTGTGTCCCTCATCCACATTTTCGATCCCCAGGTGGTCATTATTGGTGGGGGGGTATCCAATGCGGGCGAGTTGCTTCTGGGTCCCATCCGTGAGGTGATAGCCGAACAGGCCATGCCGGATTTCAAAAACGGAGCGAGGGTAGTCTGCTCAAGCTTGGGGGATGATTCCGGCATTCTGGTCGCCGTGACCTTTGCGCTGGATAAACTCCAGGCGATGCCCCGCAGGGAATGA
- a CDS encoding GNAT family N-acetyltransferase: protein MSSTTLRGKNHRGDKIVLREKRLTDAVSDYAWETDGELMDLDAAEALQMPFAEFLVHYAEIINHQNKRNHRFGIETLDGKYIGNCGYYNLDPISKEAEIGIMIGDREYWGKGYGSDAVATLVRHVFLDVGLEKIRLLTLNSNIRAQMCFEKCGFVSSGRMVKNKYEFVVMELYHAKPKPSSRRRNVKK from the coding sequence ATGTCATCAACCACGCTTCGCGGGAAGAACCATCGAGGGGACAAGATAGTCCTTCGGGAGAAGCGGCTTACCGATGCCGTCAGCGACTACGCATGGGAGACAGATGGCGAACTGATGGATTTGGACGCAGCCGAGGCGCTTCAGATGCCCTTTGCCGAATTCCTGGTGCACTATGCCGAAATCATCAATCATCAAAACAAGCGAAACCACCGATTTGGGATTGAGACCCTGGACGGAAAGTATATCGGAAACTGCGGCTACTATAACCTCGACCCCATCAGCAAAGAAGCGGAAATCGGCATAATGATCGGGGACCGCGAGTACTGGGGAAAAGGATACGGCTCGGATGCAGTGGCCACGCTGGTGCGGCATGTCTTCCTTGATGTCGGACTCGAAAAAATACGTTTGCTCACCTTGAACTCAAATATCAGAGCTCAGATGTGTTTTGAGAAGTGTGGGTTTGTCAGTTCCGGCCGCATGGTAAAAAATAAATATGAGTTTGTGGTGATGGAATTATACCACGCCAAACCCAAACCATCCTCAAGAAGACGCAATGTAAAGAAGTAA
- a CDS encoding SDR family oxidoreductase: MGRLDGKVAVVTGSGRGIGKAIAELFAKEGASVVINDVDEAVALGAAREIEGAGGKAAVCVADIRLPEESKKLIDTAIEKFGKLDILVNNAGIARDNLASRMTDEQWNLVIDINLKGTFNCIRAASRHMMKKGHNGRIINVSSIVGLTGNPGQINYAASKSGVIGITKTVAREWMRYGVTCNAVAFGGVETRFTTTKEKGEEFFGEKTGIPQKAREAMVQQMESQTVGGGMMTPEDAAKSVLLLALDEASWITGNVLNATGGLYI; this comes from the coding sequence ATGGGTAGATTAGACGGCAAGGTGGCAGTGGTCACCGGCTCCGGCAGAGGTATCGGCAAAGCAATAGCTGAGCTTTTCGCTAAAGAAGGGGCCAGCGTGGTCATCAACGATGTCGATGAGGCGGTTGCTCTGGGAGCAGCAAGGGAAATCGAAGGTGCCGGCGGCAAGGCAGCGGTGTGCGTTGCCGATATACGCCTGCCGGAAGAATCGAAGAAGCTCATAGATACGGCGATCGAGAAGTTCGGCAAGCTGGATATACTGGTGAACAACGCCGGAATCGCGCGGGATAACCTGGCAAGTCGAATGACCGATGAGCAGTGGAATCTGGTCATCGATATCAATCTCAAGGGGACTTTCAACTGCATCCGGGCGGCATCAAGGCACATGATGAAAAAGGGCCACAACGGGAGAATCATAAACGTATCTTCCATCGTGGGGTTGACCGGAAACCCCGGGCAAATCAACTACGCTGCATCTAAATCGGGGGTGATCGGGATCACCAAAACGGTAGCCAGAGAATGGATGAGGTACGGGGTGACCTGTAATGCGGTGGCCTTTGGCGGTGTGGAGACCCGATTCACCACAACCAAAGAGAAGGGCGAGGAGTTTTTCGGTGAAAAGACAGGCATTCCTCAGAAGGCCAGAGAGGCGATGGTTCAGCAGATGGAGAGCCAAACCGTTGGGGGAGGGATGATGACGCCGGAAGACGCCGCGAAAAGCGTATTGCTGCTGGCTCTGGATGAAGCTTCGTGGATTACTGGGAATGTGCTTAACGCTACCGGCGGACTGTATATCTAG
- a CDS encoding SDR family NAD(P)-dependent oxidoreductase — translation MGKLDGKVAVITGSGRGIGKATAELFCKEGASVVINDIDQKVVDETVAEIKKAGGKVVGCQADITKPDQCQKLMDTAAESFGKLDILVNNAGLTRDGVIHKMTDEMWDQCVNISLKGTFNCIRAAAKYMRKENHNGRIINVSSMAAVRGNPGQANYASAKGGIIALTKVIGREWENFGVTCNCVAYGPVDTRLTKSAESQDEVVGGVKLGIPAKARDNIMEKYHGKIMQPADAAWPIFFFATPEAWCINGNCIQAAIYGFN, via the coding sequence GTGGGTAAACTAGATGGGAAAGTAGCCGTAATCACCGGTTCGGGAAGAGGCATAGGTAAAGCCACTGCAGAGCTCTTTTGTAAGGAAGGCGCCTCGGTAGTTATAAACGATATCGATCAGAAAGTGGTCGATGAGACCGTGGCCGAGATCAAGAAGGCTGGCGGAAAGGTCGTAGGGTGCCAGGCCGACATCACCAAGCCGGATCAGTGCCAGAAGCTGATGGACACCGCAGCGGAGAGTTTTGGGAAGCTGGATATTCTGGTTAACAACGCCGGCCTCACTCGCGACGGCGTGATCCACAAGATGACCGACGAAATGTGGGACCAGTGCGTCAATATCAGCTTGAAGGGAACTTTCAACTGCATTCGCGCTGCAGCCAAATATATGCGCAAAGAAAACCATAACGGACGCATAATCAATGTCTCCTCGATGGCCGCCGTCAGGGGAAATCCCGGACAGGCAAACTATGCATCCGCTAAGGGTGGAATCATCGCTCTGACCAAGGTCATCGGCCGCGAGTGGGAGAACTTTGGCGTTACCTGCAATTGCGTTGCTTATGGTCCGGTTGATACCCGGCTTACTAAGTCTGCCGAATCGCAAGACGAGGTGGTGGGTGGGGTAAAACTGGGAATACCCGCGAAAGCCCGCGATAATATCATGGAGAAATATCACGGCAAGATCATGCAGCCGGCAGATGCGGCATGGCCCATTTTCTTCTTTGCCACTCCCGAAGCCTGGTGCATCAACGGCAATTGTATCCAAGCGGCTATCTACGGATTTAACTAG
- a CDS encoding glutamine--tRNA ligase/YqeY domain fusion protein, with translation MTEPNSTPIRDFIRDIINEDLKTGKFGGRVHTRFPPEPNGYLHIGHAKSICLNFGIATQYGGKCNLRFDDTNPVKEDQEYIDAIIRDVQWLGFDWEDRLFYASDYFEQMYNWAIDLIKKGNAYVDDLSSEEIRAYRGTLTQPGKESPYRNRSAEENLDLFRRMRAGEFPDGSRVLRAKIDMSSPNFNMRDPVMYRILHASHPRTGDKWCLYPMYDWAHGLEDSIEKVSHSICTLEFEDHRPLYDWFLDSLGIYHPQQIEFARLNLSYTVMSKRKLLELVREGYVSGWDDPRMPTISGLRRRGYTPESIRNFAERIGVAKTDSTIDIALLEHCIREELNLSVPRAMVVLHPLKIVIENYPEDQVEEMEAINNPEDPGMGTRKVPFSRVLYIEKDDFREEPPPKFFRLAPGREVRLRYAYIIKCVGVVKDEKTGEVTELRCTYDAQTRSGSTESGRKVKSTIHWVSAAHAREAEARLYDHLSIKADPSDVADGADWKTTVNPKSIETVTCLVEPSLAQAKPGSRYQFERQGYFFVDPVGSSDVKPVFNRTATLRDTWAKIEKKEAH, from the coding sequence ATGACCGAACCAAATTCAACGCCCATCCGCGACTTCATCCGCGATATCATCAACGAGGACCTCAAGACAGGCAAGTTCGGCGGAAGGGTTCATACCCGTTTCCCACCGGAGCCCAATGGCTATCTGCACATCGGGCATGCCAAATCCATTTGCCTGAACTTCGGAATTGCCACTCAGTACGGCGGGAAGTGCAATCTACGCTTCGACGATACCAACCCGGTCAAGGAAGACCAGGAATACATCGACGCCATCATCCGGGACGTCCAATGGCTGGGGTTCGACTGGGAGGATCGGCTGTTCTACGCCTCCGACTATTTTGAGCAGATGTACAACTGGGCGATTGATCTTATCAAGAAGGGCAACGCTTATGTCGATGACCTGAGTTCGGAAGAGATCAGAGCGTATCGCGGCACGCTGACTCAGCCGGGCAAGGAGAGCCCGTATCGTAATCGCTCAGCGGAAGAGAACCTGGATTTGTTCCGGCGCATGAGGGCAGGCGAGTTCCCCGATGGCTCACGTGTGCTTCGGGCAAAAATCGATATGTCTTCTCCGAACTTCAACATGCGCGATCCGGTGATGTACCGCATCCTGCATGCTTCGCATCCCCGCACCGGCGATAAATGGTGCCTCTACCCCATGTACGACTGGGCTCACGGCCTGGAGGATTCCATCGAAAAAGTCTCCCATTCCATCTGCACGCTGGAGTTTGAAGATCACCGTCCCCTCTACGACTGGTTTCTCGATTCGCTGGGCATCTATCATCCGCAGCAGATCGAGTTTGCGCGCCTCAATCTCAGCTACACTGTGATGAGCAAGCGAAAACTGCTGGAACTGGTCCGAGAAGGATACGTCAGCGGGTGGGATGATCCCCGCATGCCGACGATCTCCGGTCTGCGCAGGCGCGGCTATACTCCGGAGTCCATTAGGAACTTTGCCGAGCGCATCGGGGTGGCCAAAACCGACAGCACCATCGATATCGCGTTGCTGGAGCACTGCATCCGGGAGGAGTTGAATCTGAGTGTGCCGAGAGCGATGGTCGTGCTGCATCCGCTCAAGATCGTCATTGAAAACTACCCGGAAGATCAGGTGGAGGAAATGGAGGCCATCAACAATCCAGAAGACCCGGGCATGGGGACGCGGAAGGTGCCGTTCTCGCGCGTTCTCTACATCGAAAAGGACGATTTCCGCGAGGAGCCTCCGCCCAAGTTTTTCCGTTTGGCCCCCGGCAGAGAGGTGCGGCTGCGGTACGCCTACATCATTAAGTGCGTCGGCGTGGTCAAGGATGAGAAAACCGGCGAAGTTACGGAGTTGCGCTGCACCTATGACGCCCAGACCCGGAGCGGCTCGACCGAGAGCGGCCGCAAGGTGAAGAGCACCATCCACTGGGTTTCGGCTGCTCACGCTCGGGAAGCTGAAGCTCGGCTGTACGATCATCTCTCCATAAAGGCAGACCCTTCAGACGTAGCCGATGGCGCAGATTGGAAAACCACCGTGAATCCAAAATCGATAGAAACGGTGACCTGCCTTGTTGAGCCAAGTCTGGCGCAGGCTAAGCCGGGCAGCCGTTACCAGTTTGAGCGTCAGGGATACTTCTTTGTCGATCCGGTAGGTTCTTCCGATGTGAAACCTGTATTCAACCGGACGGCCACCCTTCGCGATACCTGGGCCAAGATCGAAAAAAAGGAGGCCCATTGA